From the genome of Pirellulales bacterium:
CTTTTCGATCTGGTCGCGCAGCTCCTTGACCTTGTCGCGCACCGCCTGGTTATCGACTCGCATGTTGCGCGCCTGGGCTTTGGCCATGTTCATGCCCTTGCCCTTGGCTTTGCCTTTCGGCAATGAGGCCCTGGCAGCCTGGCGGGCCGACTTGTGAATCTGGTCGATTTCGCCTTCCAAGCGAGCAATTTCCCGCTGACGTTTTTGTTCATCCTTGAGCGCCTCGGGCGATGGCTTGAGGCTGCGCGGCGTGTCGGCCAGGGCGATCAGTCGTCCATCGAGTGCGGCTTTCTTCCCGGCTTCCGTGCCGGACAGCGTCTCGGTGCTGCGAAAGATGCCCGCCAACGCGTAGTAATCGGTCGTGGGAATTGGATCGAACTTGTGATCGTGACAGCGGGCGCAGGCGATCGTCATACCCAGCATCGCGCGGCCGACGACGTCGATCTGGTCGTCGATCACGTCCATGGCGAACTGCTCTTCGTTGCGCGTGTTGACCCCCTTCGGGCCGATGGCCAAAAAGCCAGTGGCGACCAGGTGCTCGTTCTTCTGCTCGGCGCCGCGGGCCGGCAAAAGGTCGCCGGCGATCTGTTCCATGACGAACCGGTCGTACGGCTTGTCGGCGTTGAAGGCGTCTATGACGTAGTCGCGATAACGCCAGGCGTAGCGATACGGAACATTGCGGTCCTTGCCGGTTGACTCGGCATAGTGCGCAACGTCGAGCCAATGCCGGGCCCAGCGTTCACCAAAACGCGGCGAAGCCAACAAGCGATCGACAACCGTGGCAAACGCTCCGCTTGATTCGTCCTTGAGGAAGGCGTCGACTTCGTCGGGTGTGGGTGGCAAACCGGTAAGATCGAAGGTCACGCGGCGGATGAGCGTCAGGCGATCGGCATCACGCGCTGGCGTGAGATGCTCTCTTTCTTGCGCCGCGCGCACGAAACGATCGATGTTCGTGTGCGGCCAGCGCGAATCGTTCACTTCCGGCGGCGGCGTCAACTTGGGCTGCTTGAAGGCCCAGTATTTTCGTGCCTCGGCCAGGTCGATCTTGTTGCGCGGCTTGGCCGCTTTGCCGACGCGCGGATCAGGTGCGCCGCTATTGATCCAGTCGACGATGTCCTGAATCGTCGCTTCGTCGAGTTGCCCCTTCGGCGGCATCTCGAGCCCTTCGTAGCGGATGGCCTGCACGAGCAGACTGTCGTCGGCGCTACCTGGCATGACGACGGCGCCGGAGTCACCACCTCGGTGCATTCCCTCGGCCGAATCGAGCAGCAAGTGTCCCTTCGCCTTGGCAGCATCGCCGGAATGGCACTCGTAGCAATTGTGAACGAGGACCGGGCGGATCTTCTTCTCGAAGAAGTCAACGCCTTCCTTCGAGAGCTTGGGCTTGGGAGGCGCCGCTACGGCGCATGTCGCCGAGAGAATCGCGGCAACCAGAAACCAGCAACAACAGATTCGTGGCAGCCGCATGGGATAGAACCCGACACGCCGGCTAGAAATCACCCTCAGTCCGCCCCTTCCATTATTCTATTTCAATACGTATCTAACACCCAAATTGGCAAGAGCGACCGGCCGAACCTGACGATTCCGTAGGATTTACGGTCCGCAGCAGGGATCTACGGATCGATTCCGTGAGCCGCGCGCCCCGATCGTGCGGCCCAGCGGCGTCTGACATTAGAGGGAGGGCAGGCCAATGCCGCGCAGTTCGCCGTCGCAGACGAGCCTTTGCTCGACGAAGCATTGGAAGCGATAGACGATCATAACGCCACGGCGGATTTTCAAGACCTTGGCCATGATCACGAGCCGTGACGGAACGGCCACCGTCTCGCGAAAACGTACCTGGTCAAGCCCTCCAAATCCCAGCACCCGGCCATCGGTGAGATTGCGACTTTGGGCGTGGTAACTGCAAAGCTGTGCGGCCGCCTCGCAAATCAGAACGCCCGGTGTCACAGGATGTGCCGGAAAATGGCCGCGGCACCAGAATTCGTTGGCCGTCAAATCCTTGTAGCCAACGACCGTTTGCGTGGCCTCGTCATCGTGGACCACCGCGGTGAGCTGCTCCATCTCGAACCGCTGCGGGTTGACGCGGCGAATCGCCTCCTGGTCCGCGATCACGCGATCCAGGCAGAAGGCCTCATGAGGCACGATCGGTTCCGTTGTGGGCACGTCGGTCTCCGCCGAGGGATGAAGCACCGGGCTGGGTGAATCAGGAGCCAGTGGTGCAGAGCCACACCGGCAACGCATAAATCGTCACCGGGAGCAGCCACCTTGCCGGGCATCAGCCAACAGGCTGAAAGGCCTCCTGTCTCGGCCGCGTCATGGTATCAAACAGGGCCTGCCGGTCAAATCGACCTCATCGTCGGTACGAATCCGTGTCCGCTGCTAAACGTATTACTTGGATCAGGGGCTGTTATCCCCATTGTGGACGGGTATACTAACGGAGCCGGTCGGTCCGCCGAACAGGAATTGACTGCTCCGTCTTATCCAAGACTTAATCCAGAGCGGACAACCCCCTCTCGCCTTCCTGCCTGCTGGGTCCGGTCTTTTGCGACCCCTTTCTTTGTCAGCTCGGAAAGATTTTTGTAGAGCCGGCGCATGGTGATTGGTCTCGGAATGTCGAACTCAAGCAGTCATCGGGGCTCGCTTGGCAAACGCAATTGCATTCCGGACGGAACGCATTCAGGAGATGAGCGGTGGGAAAGAAACTGTATGTCGGTAATCTGAGCTACGGTGTCAAAAGCTCCGACCTGGAGACACTGTTCTCGCAGTTCGGGCAGGTGCAAAGCGCGCAGGTGATCGAAGATCGCGAGACAGGGCGCAGCAAAGGCTTCGGCTTTGTCGAAATGAGCAGCGATGCCGAGGCACAGGCAGCCATTCGCGGCCTGCACGAGCAGGAGCATGAAGGACGTCCGCTGACGGTGAACGAAGCTAAACCGCGCGAAGATCGTGGCGGCGGCGGGGGCGGTGGACGCCGCGGTGGCGGCGGTGGCGGCGGCTACGGCGGTGGCCGCGGCGGTCGCTACTAGACCAAACCCCAAAGAAGTACCCGAAAAGCATCGATGTTCGCAAAAGAGGCCGGCGAGAAGCCGGCCTCTTTTGCGCGCGGCGCGGTGGAGGTCGCACACCGACGAAACTCTAGCCGTCGCCGTTGGTCGAGGCGCGCTCGGTGGAAGTTTCTACTCGATCGAGTTCTGCGGCGGCGACGATCCAGCGCCGGCAATCCTCGGCTCCGCACCGGCAGGGGATCGCCCACGCGGCGGGCCAGCCGTAGTCGATCGTCAGTTCCGATCCGTCGGCGATGCGTGCGATGGCGATGACGTATAAGCGCCTTTGGCGCCCTCCGCGCACTCCCTCAACGTCGAACCAGTGCAACTCACAATTGGGTTCGCAGCTGTGATTCATATAGCGAAATGGCGTGATCGGTTCCAAGGAGCGATGATCGCCCAGATCCATGCAGTAGCGAGATTCGTGTTCGCGATCTTCGATGACCTCACCATGCACCTCGCCGATGACCTCGTACTGGGCGAACCACCGCTCGGCGAAGACGCCGCGCCCCACGCGGCTGCGGCCGACGCGAATACGACCTGGCTTCGTTGTTTTAGGATTGCGAACCCCTTCATCTTTGAATTTGCCGGGCATGCATGCTCCTCGAAGCTCTCGCGGCCGCGTTTCCACAGAAACTTCCTAGACCGCCCGGACCGCCGCATAGCCTGAGGCCGTCAGGCAAAACGCATTCTTGGGGCCCGCGCTCGTCACGAGGCCATCATCCATCAGCCGCGTCATGGCAGCATTTAAGCCCGAGTCCAAGTTGTGGATGAAGAGCATTTGCCCCGGCCCGACCCGATAGCGGCGAAATATCGCGAGAACTTTGAGCGCCGCGTCATCCATCGGACGATTCCTTTGCGAAGGGGCTCGCGGGAGAGGAAACTGCCTTGTCGCGAGCGTGAGAGCGAAAACCGGACCTCACCTTCCGTAGTTTGGCCGCACCACCGACAAGATTGTACCAGTTTTGCACGCCGCGTGCGCGCCAAACCCATCATCCTCTGGCGAGGGTCGCCGCGACCTCACGACGGACTTTGACGCCCCGTCCGATCGTGCCGCAATACCCGTTGAAGGCCTGAAGAGACGATCGCTTCAGCCGGCTTTGAGCTTGTCGATCAAGAACGCCACGACCTTCGTGCCCTGTTCTTCGCGTGCCGCGCGGCCGCTACTCCCGTCCAGCAACAACAGGCAATCGATGCCGTTCTGCTTGCACCGATCGGCGATCGCCGTCGAATGTTTCGGATGATGCAGGTATGCGCCGCGGTCCTTAGGCTCCTCGTCCGGAAACGAGCATGCCAGCGCCACGGGCACGTCGTCTTTCGTGATCAGGTTGACCATGCTGCAGTCGCGCATCACTCGATCAGCCTCGGGCGTATCTACATCTGCCGCAGAGGCGAATCGATAAAATTGGACCCACTCCGCCGCGCCACGCGCAAAGGGCGAATCGCCGACGATTTGTTTCCAGTCGCGTAAATCGTAGGAAGCCTGCCCCTCGAGCGAACCGGCCGCAGTCAAGCGCGACGACTGTCGCAGAACGGGATCGGTTGCCTTGGGATCGGCCAGGTCGTCATGAAACGCCAGCCACAAGCTCGTGCCCGCTCCGGCTGACCCGCCAAAGGCAGCGATCCGCGCGGGATCGATGTTGTACTCCTTGGCGTGCGCGCGGAGATACTGAATCGCGCGCGCCGCATCCCGCAAGATATCCTGAATCGCGGCATGTTCACGGAAACGATAGTTGATCGACGCGAAAGAAACGCCGGCATCCAGACACTGGCGGATCACGGGGCGATTACGCACCTGACCTTTGTCGCCATTGACGAATCCACCGCCGTGGATGAAGACCACCAGCGGCGTTGGTTTCTCCGATTTCGCTTTCCATAAATCGAGGACGTTCCGCTGGTGCGGACCATAGGCGACGTTTTCCACGTCGGGTCCATTCGCCTGCGGATCAGCGGCCGGCGATGTGGCCACCAGTGTGAGAACCAGCGCAACAAAACCGAACAGGATGCGGACGGCGGATAGCGAGCGCGGTTTCATGGCAATTCCCCTCCAGGCTGCTCGAGGCGCGCGAACGCGCGCCGCCGACACTCTGGCAGCATAATCCCTGCCGCGGGAGACTACCACATTCTCAAGCCAACCGAGGGAACGAGTTTCACTTCGTAGGCGACCTTGTGCTGACGATCGCGGCTACTTCGTGACCCGTTCAAGCACATAGATATAAGCTGGCGTGCCCGCAACGGTCTTGAACTCCGTGGGGCGCGGCAGATCTGGGTTGTAGCTGTAGCAGATTTTCAGCTTGTCACCTTCCAGCGAGATGATTCCTTTCAGGGTTTTGTCGCCTAGCCGGTCCGCCCCCAGATCGACCCACATCGGTTTCTTGCTGACTTCGAGTTTCAATTGATAAGCGGCCGTCCGTCGATTGGGCCGAAGCCATTTGTCGCCGCTAATCGCATCGATGGTGCCGGCCGCTTGCGACTCGTCGTGGCCCGAGAATTCACAGTCGATGATCTTCCATTTGCCTTGCAGCTTCTCGAGCTCGGGCGAAAGCTTGGCGGCCGCGGTCGATGCGTTATCTGCGGTCGCAGTTTTCACGCCCACTCCGTTTGTGCGTTCCAGCACGTACAAGTAGCCCTTGGCGTTTGGCGTCGTTTTGAATTCCGACGGCCGTGGAAGTTTCGGGTCATAGGCGTAGCAGATAGTGAGCTTGTCCCCTTCGAGTGAACAGATTCCCTTCAAGGTCTCATCGCCAAGGCGATCGGCCGATAGATCGACCCATATCGGGCTTTTGCTGAGATCCATCGTCAGCCGATATTCGCCCGTCCGGCGACCTGGGCGCAGCCATTTGCCATCTTGAATTGTGTGTACCGTGCCCACGATGCCTGCGTCGACTCCGCCCGAGAACTCACACTGGACGATCTTCCACGTGCCATCAATTGGCTGATCGGACTTCGCATCAGGACTAGTGTTTAACGACGCCCCCTCCTGTTTGTCCTGGGCGTGCAGGTTCGCAGTGATGGTCAACCCTGTCCCCGGGACAAACAGCAGAAGGCCTGCCATGAAAACCGCACGCGCGAAGTGGTTGGCTCGACGTCGGTCGGCGCTTACGTACCGCATGATGGCCTCCAATCTTTGTGAATTGACTTCCAAGGGTCGTACTCCGGGCAAGGCGACAAGCGACCGCAATCTTCCTCGCTGCTCGAGAACGTTCAACAACGCCCGCGCATACACAACCGGCTTACAACCGATGCCGGCGATGACCTCTTCGTCGCAACAGTGCTCGCGGGCGCGGCTCATATTTTGATTCACCCACCAGATCAATGGGTTAAACCACCAGATCAGCTGTGCGGCGAGTTGCATCTTGCTTGCCAATTCATCGCGTCTGCGAACGTGGACTAGCTCGTGTGCCAGAACGAGTTCGGCGTGTTCGTCAGCCATACCGGACAAAAGCGATTCGGGCAGCAGGATCGTAGGTCGCAACAGCCCGAATACCGCGGGACCGATCGGCCGGGATGTGACGGCGAGCCTGACGCGCCGACCTATCCCCAGCCGACGCGACAGCTCGATGATCGCGACCCTGTGCCGTTCGTCGACCGGAAGGCTCGAGCGCCGGATCAAGATCGAGGCAACGAAATGTTTACCGGCAACGTAAACCACACCGAGCGCGAGGCCGCCAGCCCAAACGTAAAACCCGATAACGCCTGCACGCGGCCACTTAATCGTTGGATGGCGAAGTTCGCCGGCGGCGGGCCCGCTGTCGTGCCGCTGCTGTGCAAATTGTTCGCTCACCGGCGCGATGGATGCTGAGGGTGCTGAGGCGTCCTGGGGAACGACTTCGGTGGCGAGGGATGTCGATTTCGAATTAACTAGTGCCCAGCTGAAGAGACTCGTCGGACTGCTCCAGACTGGCGGCACGAGCGCCTTGAAAAGAACGAGCATCCACAAGGCGTAGGCCAACCGAGGTCTTCGACGGCACCACAGCCTCACTGAAACCGCGACCAGGGTCGCAACGACGGCCACTTGCCAAAGTTGAACCCACGCCAGCTGCGCGAAATCGTCGAGATAGCGGTTCATGGCGAGCCTCTTTCCAACTGGTCCAATAGTTTGCGTAGTTCTTCAATCTCGTCGGTGGTCAGTCCACGATCGTTGACCATGTGTTGAAAGAGTGGGAGGACTTCGCCGTCGAACAGCCGATTGAGCATGTCGTCCACGACCTCGCCGATGACGCGCCCGGGCTGAACGGTTGGCCGATAGACATTGCTACGACCGACGCGAATCGTCTTGACGTATCCTTTCGCCTCCAGCCGGCGCAAGTATGTCTGGACCGTCTTGAAATCGAGCCCGCGATCCGCCGGGAGTGCCTCAAGCACCTGGCGGACGCTCGCCTGGCGCAATTCCCAGACGACGCGGGCAATCTCTAGTTCCGACTTGGCTACCGGTGGTCGCTTGGCCACGAAATACTCCTCCGCATCACGCTTACATTTGAACGCTATGATAGCGTTCAAATGAACGCCGTCAATGCCCGTGTGAGATTTTTTGGCAAGAATGAATCGTAGGCTGCCGCGCCCCCTCGGTGCTACGGCGCAGATAATCGACATCGCGCCGGATTAGAAAAGTCGCAGCTGCACGGCCGAGGCTATGGCCAGCGCCCGGGAGCCAGGACAGTGCTTACCGTCGAGCGGATAGGCCCGATGCCCAGCCCGGCGTAGGCAATCGACAAAGCTTTCGGGGCCATGCGTGCAATAGACGACGCGCGGCGCGACTTGCTCAATGGCCGACAGCAGTTCGTCGTAGTCGGCATGATCCGAGAGCGGAATGGCATGATCGACGCCCAACCGTCGCGTGGAGTGCATGGCCCAGCCGGTGACTGCGAACGTGACGGGATTTCGGATTCTCCCCAGATCGGCGCGCGAGTGTCGTTGCGGGGGCACGATCACGACGCAATCGTCGCGCGGCTTGCCGCGATACAGTTCGATCGCCCCCAACTCGACGCCGCAATCGCGATAGACCAGGCTGATTTCGTAGATCTCCTGGTGCTGCTGCACTGCGATGCCGGCCATCGCAAGAATGGCCGTCACTTCTTGTGCCTTGCCAAGCGAGTAAGCCTGCACGACAGGCGTCAGGCCGCGCGAAAGCGTCTCACGAATCAGATCCACGAGGCGCTCGATCGCCTCGGCACGAGGCAGATGACGGTGTGCAGGGTTGCCGTAGGTCGACTCGATGACCAGGAGGTCGGCCCGCGGCAACTCGGCACGTTCGGCGGTGGCCGATTCCGCCAGCTTGAAGTCGCCCGTGTACAGCAAGCGTTGCTCGCCGTCGTCGGCCAGCAACATGGCCGATCCCAGGCAATGTCCCGCCGGATAGGTCGTGAGCTGCAGCCCGCCCCAAGAGATCGTTTGGCGGTAGGGCATCTCCAGCACCGGCCGGCGGCCCATCCGCGCGTGATAGAGCCGTGCCGTGTGTGGTGTACACA
Proteins encoded in this window:
- a CDS encoding DUF1553 domain-containing protein, whose protein sequence is MRLPRICCCWFLVAAILSATCAVAAPPKPKLSKEGVDFFEKKIRPVLVHNCYECHSGDAAKAKGHLLLDSAEGMHRGGDSGAVVMPGSADDSLLVQAIRYEGLEMPPKGQLDEATIQDIVDWINSGAPDPRVGKAAKPRNKIDLAEARKYWAFKQPKLTPPPEVNDSRWPHTNIDRFVRAAQEREHLTPARDADRLTLIRRVTFDLTGLPPTPDEVDAFLKDESSGAFATVVDRLLASPRFGERWARHWLDVAHYAESTGKDRNVPYRYAWRYRDYVIDAFNADKPYDRFVMEQIAGDLLPARGAEQKNEHLVATGFLAIGPKGVNTRNEEQFAMDVIDDQIDVVGRAMLGMTIACARCHDHKFDPIPTTDYYALAGIFRSTETLSGTEAGKKAALDGRLIALADTPRSLKPSPEALKDEQKRQREIARLEGEIDQIHKSARQAARASLPKGKAKGKGMNMAKAQARNMRVDNQAVRDKVKELRDQIEKLEGQKTPTSNLAMGVVESKSPVNCQVLVRGEIKDKGAEVPRGVLTVLKTPATNHLNPRRSGRLELAQWIASKTNPLTARVMVNRVWSHLFGQGLVESVDNFGVLGNEPSNPELLDALAFQFMSEGWSVKKLIRSIVLSHTYQLSSDYDAANHDHDPANIYLWRVDRRRLDAEEIRDAILMASGQLDLERPTGSVVMDLDNGPVRGRELQEVHKATNVRSVYLPIVRGNLPDFMQVFDAADPSLIVGKRDVTTVPTQALFLMNNPFVLRQSEEMAKRILKDKDRDQATRIDMAYRLALSRLATKEEHAAVAKYLNGYRQKLFDSGHKNPQQAAWTSLCQTLFESGEFRYVY
- a CDS encoding 3-hydroxyacyl-ACP dehydratase FabZ family protein, encoding MPTTEPIVPHEAFCLDRVIADQEAIRRVNPQRFEMEQLTAVVHDDEATQTVVGYKDLTANEFWCRGHFPAHPVTPGVLICEAAAQLCSYHAQSRNLTDGRVLGFGGLDQVRFRETVAVPSRLVIMAKVLKIRRGVMIVYRFQCFVEQRLVCDGELRGIGLPSL
- a CDS encoding RNA-binding protein: MGKKLYVGNLSYGVKSSDLETLFSQFGQVQSAQVIEDRETGRSKGFGFVEMSSDAEAQAAIRGLHEQEHEGRPLTVNEAKPREDRGGGGGGGRRGGGGGGGYGGGRGGRY
- a CDS encoding SET domain-containing protein; its protein translation is MPGKFKDEGVRNPKTTKPGRIRVGRSRVGRGVFAERWFAQYEVIGEVHGEVIEDREHESRYCMDLGDHRSLEPITPFRYMNHSCEPNCELHWFDVEGVRGGRQRRLYVIAIARIADGSELTIDYGWPAAWAIPCRCGAEDCRRWIVAAAELDRVETSTERASTNGDG
- a CDS encoding alpha/beta hydrolase; this encodes MKPRSLSAVRILFGFVALVLTLVATSPAADPQANGPDVENVAYGPHQRNVLDLWKAKSEKPTPLVVFIHGGGFVNGDKGQVRNRPVIRQCLDAGVSFASINYRFREHAAIQDILRDAARAIQYLRAHAKEYNIDPARIAAFGGSAGAGTSLWLAFHDDLADPKATDPVLRQSSRLTAAGSLEGQASYDLRDWKQIVGDSPFARGAAEWVQFYRFASAADVDTPEADRVMRDCSMVNLITKDDVPVALACSFPDEEPKDRGAYLHHPKHSTAIADRCKQNGIDCLLLLDGSSGRAAREEQGTKVVAFLIDKLKAG
- a CDS encoding M56 family metallopeptidase — its product is MNRYLDDFAQLAWVQLWQVAVVATLVAVSVRLWCRRRPRLAYALWMLVLFKALVPPVWSSPTSLFSWALVNSKSTSLATEVVPQDASAPSASIAPVSEQFAQQRHDSGPAAGELRHPTIKWPRAGVIGFYVWAGGLALGVVYVAGKHFVASILIRRSSLPVDERHRVAIIELSRRLGIGRRVRLAVTSRPIGPAVFGLLRPTILLPESLLSGMADEHAELVLAHELVHVRRRDELASKMQLAAQLIWWFNPLIWWVNQNMSRAREHCCDEEVIAGIGCKPVVYARALLNVLEQRGRLRSLVALPGVRPLEVNSQRLEAIMRYVSADRRRANHFARAVFMAGLLLFVPGTGLTITANLHAQDKQEGASLNTSPDAKSDQPIDGTWKIVQCEFSGGVDAGIVGTVHTIQDGKWLRPGRRTGEYRLTMDLSKSPIWVDLSADRLGDETLKGICSLEGDKLTICYAYDPKLPRPSEFKTTPNAKGYLYVLERTNGVGVKTATADNASTAAAKLSPELEKLQGKWKIIDCEFSGHDESQAAGTIDAISGDKWLRPNRRTAAYQLKLEVSKKPMWVDLGADRLGDKTLKGIISLEGDKLKICYSYNPDLPRPTEFKTVAGTPAYIYVLERVTK
- a CDS encoding BlaI/MecI/CopY family transcriptional regulator yields the protein MAKRPPVAKSELEIARVVWELRQASVRQVLEALPADRGLDFKTVQTYLRRLEAKGYVKTIRVGRSNVYRPTVQPGRVIGEVVDDMLNRLFDGEVLPLFQHMVNDRGLTTDEIEELRKLLDQLERGSP
- a CDS encoding MBL fold metallo-hydrolase RNA specificity domain-containing protein: MFHFDRGLKLTRADLAVDFRRRQPRGFISHAHRDHMARHEFALCTPHTARLYHARMGRRPVLEMPYRQTISWGGLQLTTYPAGHCLGSAMLLADDGEQRLLYTGDFKLAESATAERAELPRADLLVIESTYGNPAHRHLPRAEAIERLVDLIRETLSRGLTPVVQAYSLGKAQEVTAILAMAGIAVQQHQEIYEISLVYRDCGVELGAIELYRGKPRDDCVVIVPPQRHSRADLGRIRNPVTFAVTGWAMHSTRRLGVDHAIPLSDHADYDELLSAIEQVAPRVVYCTHGPESFVDCLRRAGHRAYPLDGKHCPGSRALAIASAVQLRLF